CTGAGAGTTCAATGGCAGTCTCGCCCGCCTCAGGAGCGAAGCCAGCAACGTAGACCAGTGCTTTCACGTTCCTGTTACCATTGACGGCATTGGTAATGACCGAGCCTCCGTAAGAATGCCCAACCAGCACGATGGGTCCGTTGATGTCTTTAAGGGCGCTGGCAACATAATCTGCGTCGCTCTTAACGCCGCGCAGAGGATTAGCCACAGCAACCGTCGGATAACCTTTCGCGATCAGCCTGGTCAATACACCGTTCCAACTAGAAGACTCGGCGAATGCACCATGAACGAACACGATCGTGGGCTTGTTGACTTGTGCATTTGCAGTACTCATGATAGCTCCTAGAGAAGTGATGGTAAGAGTTCCTAAAAAGAGAGTGACAATCAGAAGCAGGCGGATGCTGTTCCTGAAGTTAAGCATGTTCATAGTGCGATCTCCATTTGAATTTGGGTAGTGCTTTCCTTCTGTTTCAACGAGCATTGACTGAAAATGTGATTTCTTGATGGCTGAACTTGTATTGGGCTGCTTCAGTTCT
Above is a window of Chroococcidiopsis sp. SAG 2025 DNA encoding:
- a CDS encoding alpha/beta hydrolase: MLVETEGKHYPNSNGDRTMNMLNFRNSIRLLLIVTLFLGTLTITSLGAIMSTANAQVNKPTIVFVHGAFAESSSWNGVLTRLIAKGYPTVAVANPLRGVKSDADYVASALKDINGPIVLVGHSYGGSVITNAVNGNRNVKALVYVAGFAPEAGETAIELSGRYPGSTLGPTLAPPVELPKDGKDLYIQQDKFHAQFAADVPANDAQLMASTQRPIKEAALNEASGAPAWKSTPSWFIYGDRDLNIPPAALSFMAKRANSKETVVVNGASHVVMVSHSDAVAKLIEKAATAQ